In Candidatus Zymogenaceae bacterium, a single window of DNA contains:
- a CDS encoding NifB/NifX family molybdenum-iron cluster-binding protein → MKKIACAADDGGGLNAELSAHFGRCPYYVMVTVEKENITDVSVVENPHYENHQPGVMPRFISSLGADVIIAGGMGPRAVDLFHSLNIDVVSGIIGRVEDVVRAFLDGKIEGVVPCAHDHNESCQ, encoded by the coding sequence ATGAAAAAAATCGCATGCGCCGCCGATGACGGCGGCGGTTTGAATGCAGAGCTCTCCGCCCACTTCGGTCGCTGTCCGTATTACGTGATGGTGACGGTTGAGAAAGAAAATATCACCGACGTCTCAGTTGTCGAAAATCCTCATTACGAAAACCACCAGCCCGGGGTCATGCCCCGGTTCATCTCGTCATTGGGGGCCGACGTGATTATCGCCGGTGGAATGGGACCCCGGGCTGTGGACTTATTTCACTCTTTGAATATCGATGTGGTCTCCGGCATCATCGGAAGGGTCGAGGATGTCGTACGCGCATTCCTTGACGGCAAAATCGAGGGGGTGGTGCCCTGCGCCCACGATCACAATGAGAGCTGCCAGTAA
- a CDS encoding NifB/NifX family molybdenum-iron cluster-binding protein produces MKIAITAEKGSLDAALDPRFGRCAWFIILDTASPEAFTAIENRAASAGGGAGVQASQAIIDEGVQTVISGNFGPKAYDALNSAGVSMCVVEAQTVREAVEAFNAGKGKLLDSPTAAAHAGLRRI; encoded by the coding sequence ATGAAAATCGCCATAACCGCAGAGAAGGGATCATTGGATGCTGCCCTCGATCCCCGGTTCGGCCGATGCGCCTGGTTCATCATCCTGGATACCGCCTCACCAGAGGCGTTCACCGCCATCGAAAATCGTGCCGCGTCGGCCGGGGGCGGTGCCGGCGTCCAGGCGTCCCAGGCGATTATCGATGAGGGAGTTCAGACGGTGATCTCCGGCAATTTCGGTCCAAAGGCATACGACGCCCTCAACTCCGCCGGGGTATCCATGTGCGTCGTGGAGGCCCAGACAGTTCGGGAGGCCGTTGAAGCATTCAACGCCGGGAAAGGAAAACTGCTCGATTCCCCCACTGCCGCGGCCCATGCGGGCCTTCGGAGAATATAA